Proteins encoded within one genomic window of Aurantiacibacter spongiae:
- a CDS encoding Crp/Fnr family transcriptional regulator, whose amino-acid sequence MTDRTFASPDLAGDNRRSALERKLGHYMTLTYSERDALRWLERRERRYAAGSVVLHENEETDALHVVASGWLHGSTRLPDEARQILRFYFVGDLTTTFSIAWGVSAATLTAVSDCTLYEFPRDALWRIFSEHPRLAGLFYGVAASEQVAMADRLTSVGRTDAITRIGKLLLDIRSQLRVVDGESGSTFELPLTLQDLGDAVGLTKTHVSRTLKKLEDQRLLERDGRIIRIVDVAELASRVGFEDRYGHIATDWLPDAAPR is encoded by the coding sequence ATGACGGACCGGACCTTCGCATCGCCAGACCTTGCCGGTGACAACCGGCGCAGCGCGCTCGAACGCAAGCTCGGCCATTACATGACGCTGACCTATTCGGAGCGAGACGCTCTGCGCTGGCTCGAGCGGCGCGAACGCCGTTACGCGGCGGGCAGCGTGGTTCTGCACGAGAACGAGGAAACGGATGCGCTCCATGTCGTCGCGTCGGGCTGGCTTCACGGCTCGACCCGCCTGCCTGACGAGGCGCGGCAGATCCTGCGCTTCTATTTCGTCGGCGACCTGACGACGACCTTCTCGATCGCCTGGGGGGTCAGCGCGGCCACGCTGACGGCGGTGAGCGATTGCACGCTCTACGAATTCCCGCGCGATGCGCTGTGGCGTATCTTTTCCGAACATCCCCGGCTCGCGGGCCTGTTCTACGGCGTGGCGGCGTCGGAACAGGTAGCGATGGCCGACAGGCTCACCTCCGTTGGCCGGACCGACGCCATTACGCGGATCGGCAAGCTGCTGCTCGACATCCGTTCGCAATTGCGGGTTGTCGACGGGGAGAGCGGATCGACCTTCGAACTGCCGCTCACGCTGCAGGATTTGGGCGATGCCGTCGGCCTGACCAAGACGCATGTCAGCCGAACGCTGAAGAAGCTGGAGGATCAGCGGCTTCTCGAGCGGGACGGGCGGATCATCCGTATCGTCGACGTGGCGGAACTGGCCAGCCGTGTCGGGTTCGAGGATCGCTACGGCCATATCGCCACCGACTGGCTGCCGGACGCCGCCCCGCGATAG
- a CDS encoding inositol-3-phosphate synthase has product MAEKVGVAIVGLGGAVATTAVAGIEMIKAGSNGLSGLPLADRDIADMAAYRDLEFGGWDLADADLGTCATRHGVLTEADLQNGASALRDMRAWPAVGSKAHCANIDGNNRMADGHRAAIGQIQSDLDRFREDRGLDRMVVVNLASTEKTPDANESSLASLDAFEEGLDGDDTAISPAMLYAYAAIDAGVPYANFTPSVAADLAPLAEMARTRGVPVAGKDGKTGQTFLKTVIAPALRERSLHVDGWFSTNILGNSDGLALDDPKSLASKLGTKGSVLDDILGYKVEDHIIMIHYYRPRGDDKEAWDNIDMTGFLGQKMQLKLNFLCKDSILAAPLAIEIARCLDLAAQRGDGGVREELSLFFKLPQTADGGAPVHGFAQQQAMLDEWLGEPA; this is encoded by the coding sequence ATGGCGGAGAAGGTTGGCGTGGCGATCGTGGGTCTGGGCGGCGCTGTCGCGACCACCGCGGTCGCGGGCATCGAGATGATCAAGGCCGGATCGAACGGTCTTTCGGGTCTGCCCCTGGCGGACCGCGACATCGCCGACATGGCGGCCTATCGCGATCTCGAATTCGGCGGATGGGATCTGGCCGATGCCGATCTCGGCACCTGCGCGACACGGCACGGCGTGCTTACCGAAGCCGATCTTCAGAATGGCGCGTCTGCCCTGCGCGACATGCGGGCATGGCCAGCCGTTGGCAGCAAGGCGCACTGCGCCAATATCGACGGCAACAACCGGATGGCGGACGGGCACCGCGCCGCGATCGGCCAGATCCAGTCCGATCTCGACCGGTTCCGGGAAGATCGCGGGCTGGACCGGATGGTGGTCGTCAACCTCGCCTCGACCGAGAAAACCCCCGACGCGAACGAATCCAGCCTGGCTTCGCTCGATGCGTTCGAGGAAGGTCTGGACGGCGACGATACGGCGATCAGCCCGGCCATGCTCTATGCCTACGCCGCGATCGACGCCGGCGTGCCCTACGCCAATTTCACGCCGTCCGTTGCTGCCGACCTGGCCCCGCTGGCGGAGATGGCGCGGACGCGCGGCGTGCCGGTGGCAGGCAAGGACGGCAAGACCGGCCAGACCTTCCTCAAGACGGTGATCGCACCCGCGCTCAGGGAACGCTCGCTGCATGTCGACGGATGGTTCTCGACCAACATCCTGGGCAATTCGGACGGGCTGGCGCTGGACGATCCCAAGTCGCTCGCGTCGAAGCTCGGCACCAAGGGCAGCGTGCTGGACGATATCCTCGGCTACAAGGTCGAGGATCACATCATCATGATCCACTATTACCGCCCGCGCGGGGACGACAAGGAGGCGTGGGACAATATCGACATGACCGGGTTCCTCGGTCAGAAGATGCAGCTCAAGCTGAACTTCCTGTGCAAGGATTCCATCCTCGCCGCTCCGCTGGCGATAGAGATCGCGCGGTGTCTCGATCTCGCCGCGCAGCGCGGTGACGGCGGCGTGCGAGAGGAACTGAGCCTGTTCTTCAAGCTGCCGCAGACGGCCGACGGCGGAGCCCCCGTTCACGGCTTCGCGCAGCAACAGGCGATGCTCGACGAATGGCTCGGCGAACCGGCCTGA
- a CDS encoding HD domain-containing protein: MARRTGLMTLSPALLPLLRELGDLKRIRSAGRDGTVATRLFEMAWSAWLAGEDRDTVAMRAMAQALAACRLGDLDHAKLGELGMSGDDRRTALERAVDEIAAPLPDDHAAALKTYLDAPLSPPGPLPDAIAALRHQPRAGVTGPGRPRIMLQPEENHAEHSFLVALYASLLAPFYGAPPARSFWHGMVHHLHSAAMPDAGYTGEVLLGDRLGSVIDRARELALAQLPDKPAAVSREHLLEIADDTTPAARAFHAGDVIDRVVEIEQHLKRGAVTMDVVLGDYGLVHDGPVKPFHDRVLAETGLP; the protein is encoded by the coding sequence ATGGCTCGGCGAACCGGCCTGATGACGCTGTCGCCAGCCCTGCTGCCGCTGCTGCGCGAACTCGGCGATCTGAAGCGGATACGGTCCGCGGGGCGAGACGGAACGGTCGCGACACGCCTGTTCGAAATGGCGTGGAGCGCGTGGCTGGCCGGGGAAGACCGCGACACGGTGGCGATGCGAGCGATGGCGCAGGCGCTGGCGGCTTGCCGTCTGGGCGATCTCGACCACGCCAAGCTTGGCGAACTGGGCATGTCCGGGGATGATCGCCGCACGGCCCTCGAACGCGCCGTGGACGAGATTGCCGCACCCTTGCCCGACGATCATGCCGCCGCGCTCAAGACGTATCTCGATGCGCCGCTGTCGCCCCCCGGGCCGCTCCCCGATGCCATCGCCGCGCTGCGTCACCAGCCGCGCGCGGGGGTGACGGGGCCGGGCCGACCGCGCATCATGCTGCAACCCGAGGAAAACCACGCGGAGCACAGCTTCCTCGTCGCGCTCTATGCCAGTCTGCTGGCGCCGTTTTACGGTGCGCCCCCCGCCCGATCCTTCTGGCACGGCATGGTCCACCACCTCCATTCCGCCGCCATGCCGGACGCGGGCTATACCGGGGAAGTGCTGCTGGGCGACCGTCTCGGCAGCGTGATCGACCGTGCGCGCGAGCTGGCGCTGGCACAGCTTCCCGACAAGCCGGCGGCCGTGTCGCGCGAGCATCTGCTGGAGATTGCCGACGACACCACCCCCGCCGCCCGCGCCTTTCATGCCGGCGATGTCATCGACCGGGTCGTGGAGATCGAGCAGCATCTGAAGCGCGGTGCCGTCACGATGGACGTGGTGCTCGGTGATTACGGCCTCGTGCACGATGGCCCGGTAAAGCCATTCCACGACCGGGTGCTGGCCGAGACAGGGCTGCCGTGA
- a CDS encoding class I SAM-dependent methyltransferase has translation MIWHSPVTGRPLAADTPHSLSDGRGERWPLVEGIPYLRSGSEALVELALGLLDSGDMDAALVALLSDQDEWWSGTGTDPGELRELVARRDELTLREAMRLLRFGPVADYFAHRWSDPTFLAGLALLEAHRGGARTAFELAGGIGHYSRDLARHAVRCVSGDVVFAKCWLAKNWIAPEAQYVVFDAQDRWPIGDARFDLVHCQDAFYFLPEQGRVAQRMREALADGGTLLVGHLHNADYAAGAMGPARTAGEWRAIFPEALVYDERELRAALLAARAPDPVALREDESVEAWSLAERATAPGAVEAGLALPPPSARLRPNPLIGSDGPQWPSQRYASEYGPAATWTDPAATSDPERDRRLVDLPERW, from the coding sequence GTGATCTGGCATTCGCCCGTTACCGGCCGCCCGCTCGCCGCCGACACGCCCCATTCGTTGAGCGATGGGCGAGGCGAGCGCTGGCCGCTGGTGGAGGGCATCCCCTATCTGCGCTCCGGGAGCGAGGCGCTGGTCGAACTGGCGCTCGGCCTGCTCGATTCGGGCGATATGGACGCCGCCCTCGTCGCCTTGCTGAGCGACCAGGATGAATGGTGGAGCGGGACCGGCACCGATCCGGGGGAGCTGCGCGAACTGGTCGCGCGCCGCGACGAACTGACCTTGCGCGAAGCGATGCGCCTGCTGCGCTTCGGGCCCGTCGCCGACTATTTCGCGCATCGCTGGTCCGATCCGACCTTTCTCGCCGGTCTCGCCCTGCTCGAGGCGCATCGCGGCGGGGCGCGAACCGCCTTCGAACTGGCCGGTGGGATCGGCCACTACTCTCGCGATCTGGCGCGGCACGCCGTTCGCTGCGTCAGCGGCGACGTGGTTTTCGCGAAGTGCTGGCTGGCGAAGAACTGGATCGCGCCCGAAGCGCAATACGTCGTGTTCGACGCGCAGGATCGCTGGCCGATCGGCGATGCGCGCTTCGATCTCGTGCATTGCCAGGATGCGTTCTACTTCCTTCCCGAACAAGGCCGCGTGGCGCAGCGCATGCGCGAGGCTCTTGCCGATGGCGGCACCCTCCTCGTCGGGCATCTGCACAATGCCGATTATGCCGCCGGGGCGATGGGACCGGCACGAACGGCAGGGGAATGGCGCGCCATCTTCCCCGAAGCCCTCGTTTACGACGAGCGCGAGTTGCGGGCCGCCCTGCTCGCCGCCCGGGCGCCGGACCCCGTAGCCTTGCGCGAGGACGAGAGCGTGGAAGCGTGGTCGCTGGCCGAGCGGGCAACCGCCCCTGGCGCCGTCGAAGCGGGCCTCGCCCTGCCCCCGCCATCCGCCCGCCTGCGGCCCAATCCGCTGATCGGGAGCGACGGGCCGCAATGGCCTTCGCAGCGATACGCAAGCGAATACGGCCCCGCAGCGACCTGGACCGATCCCGCCGCGACGAGCGATCCCGAACGCGATCGCCGGCTGGTCGACCTGCCGGAAAGGTGGTGA
- a CDS encoding Gfo/Idh/MocA family protein, whose protein sequence is MRWGIAGYGWVARDYMAPAIAAAGGTVAAVCDPSREARALAEERGAQGFARLEDMLDGCALDALYVATPNHLHAGTIETAAAAGLPILCEKPLAEDIAGVERIAAVADSGSTAIATAFDQRHHPAHEAVRQRIRAGDLGTVTAIRIVYCCWVDPEWSRGTGENWRAQPRCAGGGAVLDLAPHGLDLAEYLLGEPVGDLSVTLQRRIHDYPVEDGGMVIGRTASHVLFSSHVSYNWPEELPRRRLEIAGTGGLIVATDTMGQDAGGHVSLIDAAGGGRQVIAFDSATTPFVRQALAFAHWCERPSGTFSIARDIAAARRFFAAYRKAQPCP, encoded by the coding sequence ATGCGGTGGGGAATCGCCGGTTACGGATGGGTGGCGCGCGACTACATGGCGCCGGCCATTGCCGCCGCCGGCGGGACCGTCGCGGCGGTCTGCGATCCCTCCCGCGAAGCGCGTGCCCTGGCGGAGGAACGCGGCGCGCAAGGGTTCGCACGGCTCGAGGACATGCTGGATGGCTGTGCGCTCGACGCGCTTTACGTCGCGACGCCCAACCACCTGCATGCCGGGACGATAGAGACGGCGGCGGCGGCGGGCCTGCCCATCTTGTGCGAGAAGCCGCTGGCCGAGGACATCGCCGGCGTGGAGCGTATCGCGGCGGTCGCCGATTCCGGTAGCACGGCGATCGCCACCGCTTTCGACCAGCGCCATCATCCCGCGCACGAGGCTGTTCGCCAACGTATCCGCGCCGGCGATCTCGGAACCGTCACCGCGATCCGCATCGTCTATTGCTGCTGGGTCGATCCCGAATGGTCGCGGGGCACGGGCGAAAACTGGCGCGCGCAGCCCCGGTGCGCGGGCGGCGGAGCGGTGCTCGATCTCGCGCCGCACGGGCTGGACCTCGCGGAATACCTGCTCGGGGAACCGGTGGGCGATCTTTCCGTGACCCTCCAGCGCCGGATCCACGATTACCCGGTCGAGGACGGGGGCATGGTGATCGGGCGCACCGCATCGCACGTGCTGTTTTCCAGCCACGTCTCCTACAACTGGCCCGAGGAACTGCCGCGCCGCCGGCTGGAGATCGCCGGGACCGGAGGGCTGATCGTCGCTACCGACACGATGGGCCAGGACGCGGGCGGGCACGTGTCGCTGATAGACGCGGCGGGCGGGGGCCGGCAGGTGATCGCCTTCGACAGCGCGACCACCCCCTTCGTGCGGCAGGCGCTGGCTTTCGCACATTGGTGCGAACGGCCGTCAGGCACATTCTCGATCGCGCGCGACATCGCCGCCGCGCGCCGCTTTTTCGCGGCCTACCGAAAGGCGCAACCATGCCCCTGA
- a CDS encoding MBL fold metallo-hydrolase, whose translation MPLNHFACANCGFWQLHFDPPECPVCTDVRNDLPEDGWRFLPEREVAASHDGSAREVAEGLWAFTTTPALGLGGTGWLLVREGGNVAFEAAPYYSPPMLDTLARLGGIAALAASHPHGYGALFQLQREFDPPVVAIHKDDLAYTKAFRVTAPYDETLELASGCTLYRVGGHYAGQAALHDAGGGRLFCGDMFKVDQDEAGRSTHVSSHKAFHRNIPLTHGELRHYRDVIAPLSFEALLTPFEYAPEIGRETALAVLDEALARPPQVRRYAL comes from the coding sequence ATGCCCCTGAACCATTTCGCCTGCGCCAATTGCGGCTTCTGGCAATTGCATTTCGATCCGCCGGAGTGCCCCGTCTGCACCGACGTTCGCAACGATCTGCCGGAGGATGGCTGGCGTTTCCTGCCCGAACGCGAAGTCGCCGCCAGTCACGACGGGTCGGCACGGGAGGTAGCGGAAGGGTTGTGGGCCTTCACCACGACGCCCGCCCTCGGGCTGGGCGGAACCGGCTGGCTGCTGGTGCGCGAAGGCGGCAACGTCGCCTTCGAGGCCGCCCCCTATTACTCGCCGCCCATGCTGGACACGCTCGCGCGGCTCGGCGGCATTGCCGCACTGGCGGCCAGTCATCCCCACGGCTACGGCGCGTTGTTCCAGTTGCAGCGCGAATTCGATCCCCCTGTCGTCGCGATCCACAAGGACGATCTGGCCTACACCAAGGCGTTTCGCGTGACCGCTCCCTACGATGAGACCCTGGAGCTGGCGTCCGGCTGCACGCTCTACCGGGTCGGCGGGCATTACGCGGGACAGGCGGCGCTGCACGATGCCGGCGGCGGGCGCCTGTTCTGCGGCGACATGTTCAAGGTCGATCAGGACGAGGCGGGGCGGTCCACCCATGTCTCCAGCCACAAGGCGTTTCACAGAAACATTCCGCTGACCCACGGCGAGTTGCGGCACTATCGCGATGTCATCGCGCCACTCTCGTTCGAGGCGCTGCTCACCCCCTTCGAATACGCGCCCGAGATCGGACGCGAAACCGCGCTCGCGGTGCTGGACGAGGCGCTGGCCCGTCCGCCCCAGGTCAGGAGATACGCCCTGTGA
- a CDS encoding YcaO-like family protein: MRTGSAHKDLPAGLPDAARLYLDAFPAGEIVAFPIDPVDRLGIPVWIVALFPDDQTPLGGVMPYGVGYGADEGQAILGAMGEIAEMAFPALSLSRRSKVRASYADLIASEGEHAAADPLTLCLPAGSPVARDTVLEWVEAVRHADGSRVLVPIDLAAYNSAELSPGYAPFTTIISNGMGAGPDIDWAVGHGLCEILQRDGNGLLFRALDRGVALGLPHDPPAGIAALLARYEQAGIRPIPKFATDEFGIANIYCVGEDTHVDPAEPIMVSSCGEAAHPDALAALEKALTEYAASRSRKAYAHGDEARTRALSPSGYVERFLAQSGGAAKSSDRRALDAMIDWQARAAGEIREWLAPNMLAETTRKPFADLPHTPCPGPRDRGRIALERVIAAGFDPLYVDMAPEGCPVSTVKLIVPGMEVETMSYYRIGERGVAKLMAMDSELVGFVPGPGKEPVRLTPEAVERLGGQPYFDTALAERIVGPLYPLYREPEAHHAAAARNAAT, from the coding sequence GTGAGAACCGGCAGCGCCCATAAGGACCTTCCCGCCGGCCTGCCCGACGCGGCGCGACTCTATCTCGATGCCTTCCCGGCGGGCGAGATCGTCGCCTTCCCCATCGACCCCGTCGACCGGCTGGGCATCCCTGTATGGATCGTCGCGCTGTTTCCCGACGACCAGACACCGCTCGGCGGCGTCATGCCCTACGGCGTGGGCTACGGCGCCGACGAAGGGCAGGCGATCCTGGGCGCGATGGGCGAGATTGCGGAAATGGCCTTCCCGGCCCTTTCGCTGTCACGGCGCAGCAAGGTGCGCGCCAGCTATGCCGACCTGATCGCCAGCGAAGGCGAGCACGCGGCAGCAGACCCGTTGACGCTGTGCCTGCCGGCCGGTTCTCCGGTCGCGCGCGACACGGTGCTGGAATGGGTCGAGGCGGTGCGCCACGCGGACGGTTCCCGCGTGCTCGTGCCGATAGACCTCGCCGCCTACAATTCCGCCGAGCTGTCGCCCGGATACGCGCCTTTCACGACGATCATCTCGAACGGCATGGGCGCGGGACCGGATATCGACTGGGCGGTCGGCCACGGACTTTGCGAGATCCTGCAACGAGACGGCAACGGCCTGCTGTTCCGCGCGCTCGACCGGGGCGTGGCGCTGGGCCTGCCACACGATCCGCCGGCCGGCATCGCGGCCCTGCTGGCGCGCTACGAACAGGCCGGCATCCGCCCGATACCCAAATTCGCGACCGACGAGTTCGGCATCGCCAACATCTATTGCGTGGGCGAGGATACGCACGTCGATCCCGCCGAACCGATCATGGTGTCGAGCTGCGGCGAAGCGGCGCATCCCGATGCCCTCGCCGCGCTGGAGAAGGCGCTGACCGAATATGCCGCCAGCCGATCGCGCAAGGCCTACGCGCATGGCGACGAGGCGCGGACCCGCGCTCTCAGTCCGTCGGGCTATGTCGAGCGTTTCCTCGCGCAGAGCGGCGGCGCGGCGAAAAGCAGTGACCGGCGCGCGCTCGATGCCATGATCGACTGGCAAGCGCGCGCAGCCGGCGAGATCCGCGAGTGGCTCGCGCCGAACATGCTCGCCGAGACGACCCGCAAGCCGTTCGCCGACCTGCCGCACACGCCCTGCCCCGGCCCGCGCGACAGGGGCCGCATTGCGCTCGAACGCGTGATCGCGGCGGGGTTCGACCCCCTCTATGTCGACATGGCGCCCGAAGGTTGCCCGGTCAGCACGGTCAAGCTGATCGTGCCGGGCATGGAGGTCGAGACGATGAGCTATTACCGCATAGGCGAGCGCGGCGTGGCCAAGCTGATGGCGATGGACAGCGAGCTTGTCGGCTTCGTCCCCGGCCCGGGAAAGGAACCGGTGCGCCTCACGCCCGAGGCGGTCGAACGGCTGGGCGGGCAACCCTATTTCGATACCGCGCTGGCGGAACGGATCGTCGGCCCGCTCTACCCGCTCTATCGCGAACCGGAGGCGCACCACGCCGCCGCCGCGCGAAACGCAGCGACATGA
- a CDS encoding sugar phosphate isomerase/epimerase family protein encodes MTLRYAYNTNGAANHRLDDALRLIADSGYAGAAITLDHHHCDPLAPGWRAEAERVARLLSELGLGAVVETGARFLLDPRSKHEPTLISPEPEGRERRIGFLTRALDIAAIWRADAVSFWAGVPRPGTGREDAMEWLHEGLARVLDHAEAIGVDAAFEPEPGMLIETCGEWADLRARHPRLKLALDTGHCLVSGDIDPADAVRRHADHLGTVAIEDMATGVHVHLPFGEGDMDIPAVLAALSDIGFERLVSVELSRESPRAHEAIPESIAYLKDHEPA; translated from the coding sequence ATGACACTGCGCTACGCCTACAACACCAATGGTGCGGCCAATCACCGGCTGGACGACGCGCTGCGCCTGATCGCCGACAGCGGCTATGCCGGGGCCGCGATCACGCTCGACCATCATCACTGCGACCCGCTGGCCCCCGGCTGGCGTGCCGAAGCGGAGCGCGTTGCCCGCCTGCTAAGCGAACTCGGGCTCGGTGCCGTCGTCGAGACAGGAGCCCGCTTCCTGCTCGATCCGCGGTCCAAGCACGAACCGACGCTGATCTCGCCCGAACCCGAAGGGCGCGAGAGGCGCATCGGTTTTCTGACCCGCGCGCTCGACATCGCGGCGATCTGGCGGGCCGATGCGGTCAGCTTCTGGGCCGGCGTTCCTCGTCCCGGAACCGGGCGGGAGGATGCGATGGAATGGCTGCACGAGGGCCTGGCGCGCGTGCTCGACCACGCCGAGGCGATCGGGGTCGATGCCGCGTTCGAACCGGAACCGGGAATGCTGATCGAAACGTGCGGAGAATGGGCAGACCTGCGCGCCCGCCACCCGCGCCTCAAGCTGGCGCTCGACACCGGACATTGCCTCGTGAGCGGCGACATCGACCCCGCCGACGCCGTACGCCGGCACGCCGACCATCTCGGCACCGTTGCCATCGAGGACATGGCGACGGGCGTTCACGTCCATCTGCCTTTCGGGGAGGGCGACATGGACATCCCCGCCGTGCTCGCGGCGCTGTCGGACATCGGTTTCGAGCGCCTCGTTTCGGTAGAACTTTCGCGCGAAAGCCCGCGCGCGCACGAGGCTATTCCCGAAAGCATCGCCTATCTGAAGGACCACGAGCCGGCATGA
- a CDS encoding glycosyltransferase family 4 protein gives MRTCFVSRRFFPAISGMSIYAINLLRQLVARGHDVTMISQYRGDDFGKGVYGGGPPPGVAGVKVIGLEQLGEQLANDTAADFERDIDTIVATIEREHAAAPFDLLHAQYGYPTGWAALLAGQRLGLPVVVSIQGGDGHWVGSCCETHRAAMVRVLDHADAVLIGGESFAREVHDRLGTPMDRFTLIPGAVDTKRFTPGTLGDGNTVRILYHGRVDRRKGVLDFIAACDRLTGDWRATISGIGPDLDAAKALTAKRDLGERIVFTGYADYADVPQIYREHHIFASPTYAEGFSNTILEAMASGLAIVSCHAVGVSDCLRDAENGLLIEPGDVEAQAACLQRLIDDEGERHRLADAALTECRAVYSWDVVGGMIAGIYGQLRGSGGPTSFDPVLPADPDCRFRAEPHLL, from the coding sequence ATGAGAACCTGCTTTGTCAGCCGCCGCTTCTTTCCCGCCATCAGCGGCATGTCCATCTACGCCATCAACCTGCTGCGCCAGCTGGTCGCACGCGGTCACGACGTCACCATGATAAGCCAGTATCGCGGAGACGACTTCGGCAAGGGCGTGTACGGGGGCGGCCCGCCGCCCGGTGTCGCGGGCGTGAAGGTCATCGGACTCGAGCAGCTTGGAGAGCAGCTGGCGAACGATACCGCCGCCGACTTCGAACGCGACATCGACACCATCGTGGCGACGATAGAACGCGAGCACGCCGCCGCCCCCTTCGATCTGCTTCACGCCCAATACGGCTACCCGACCGGCTGGGCGGCGCTGCTTGCCGGACAGCGGCTCGGCCTGCCGGTCGTGGTGTCGATCCAGGGCGGCGACGGCCACTGGGTCGGTTCGTGTTGCGAGACGCACCGGGCGGCGATGGTCCGCGTTCTGGATCATGCGGATGCCGTGCTGATCGGCGGAGAGAGCTTCGCCCGCGAAGTGCATGACCGGCTCGGCACGCCAATGGATCGCTTCACCCTCATTCCCGGCGCGGTCGATACGAAGCGCTTTACGCCCGGCACGCTGGGCGACGGGAACACCGTTCGCATCCTCTACCACGGCCGCGTCGACCGCCGGAAGGGCGTCCTCGACTTCATCGCCGCCTGCGACCGTCTGACGGGGGATTGGCGCGCGACCATTTCGGGGATCGGACCCGATCTCGACGCGGCGAAGGCGCTGACCGCGAAAAGAGATCTGGGCGAGCGTATCGTCTTCACCGGTTATGCCGATTACGCCGACGTGCCGCAGATCTACCGCGAGCACCACATCTTCGCTTCGCCCACCTATGCGGAAGGGTTTTCCAACACCATCCTCGAAGCGATGGCGAGCGGACTGGCGATCGTCTCGTGCCACGCGGTCGGCGTTTCCGATTGCCTGCGCGACGCGGAAAACGGCTTGCTGATCGAACCGGGCGACGTGGAAGCGCAGGCGGCCTGCCTGCAACGCCTGATCGACGACGAGGGCGAGCGCCACCGGCTTGCCGACGCCGCGCTTACCGAATGCCGCGCGGTCTACAGCTGGGACGTGGTCGGCGGCATGATTGCCGGGATCTACGGGCAGCTTCGCGGCAGCGGCGGGCCGACATCGTTCGATCCCGTGCTGCCGGCAGACCCGGACTGCCGTTTCCGCGCGGAGCCGCATCTGCTGTGA
- a CDS encoding PIG-L deacetylase family protein, with product MSRVLAISPHLDDAVFSAGGTLAAHADAGDVVTVVTCFTGSVANPAGFALACQLDKGLDKDADYMALRRAEDVVACAAIGARCVHLPLLEAPHRGYENAAALFGALKASDDAIETVAEALRPVIARRRPDIIYGPCGVGGHVDHLAVREALARIAPGAVLWEDFPYAMREAAAPRGIERACLSDEILERKTAAVLAYRSQIGFQFGSSEDARRTLARWRYEGFAKPAVTASFPSSHAW from the coding sequence GTGAGCCGGGTGCTGGCGATCTCCCCGCATCTCGACGACGCGGTCTTTTCCGCCGGCGGCACCCTGGCGGCCCATGCGGATGCGGGCGACGTCGTCACTGTCGTCACCTGCTTCACCGGCAGCGTCGCAAATCCCGCGGGCTTCGCGCTCGCCTGCCAGCTCGACAAGGGACTGGACAAGGATGCTGACTACATGGCGCTGCGCCGGGCGGAGGATGTGGTGGCATGTGCGGCGATCGGCGCCCGCTGCGTCCATCTGCCGCTGCTCGAGGCGCCGCATCGCGGTTACGAGAACGCCGCCGCGCTGTTCGGTGCGCTAAAGGCCAGCGACGATGCGATCGAAACCGTCGCCGAGGCGCTCCGCCCGGTCATCGCGCGTCGCAGGCCGGATATCATCTACGGTCCCTGCGGTGTCGGCGGTCACGTGGATCACCTGGCGGTGCGCGAAGCCCTGGCACGAATTGCCCCCGGCGCGGTGCTGTGGGAGGACTTTCCCTATGCGATGCGAGAGGCGGCAGCACCGCGAGGGATCGAGCGTGCCTGTCTTTCGGACGAGATCCTGGAACGCAAGACTGCGGCCGTCCTCGCCTACCGCAGCCAGATCGGCTTCCAGTTCGGCTCGTCGGAAGACGCGCGCCGGACGCTCGCCCGGTGGCGTTACGAAGGATTTGCCAAGCCGGCGGTCACGGCATCTTTCCCATCCAGCCATGCATGGTGA